In Hallerella porci, the genomic stretch CCGTGAAATTCCGGTGAATGTGCGAATCATTTCGGCAACTCATGTGAATTTGGAAAAAGCGATTGAAGAACATCGCTTCCGCGAAGATTTGTATTATCGCATTCAAGTGATGTCCCTTGATTTGCCACCGCTTCGAGAACGCGGACAAGATGTGCTTTTGCTCGCCGAAGATTTTGCAAAACATTATGCGCAAGAATATGGCCTTGGACGTTTTCATTTTTCACGCGCCGCCGAAAAAGCGCTGCTCGCGTATTCGTTCCCCGGCAATGTACGCGAACTCGAAAATAAAGTGCAAAAGGCTTTGGTCCAGGCCGAAAAATGCATTATCCAGCCGAAGGATTTAGAGCTCGATGTGCTCCGCGAAAAAGTGAAAGAATCTCCGCGAACTCTCAAAGAATCCCGCGAAATTTCGGACCGAGCTGTCATCGATTCTGCGCTTCGTGATGCCAATGGCAACTTAACTTTAGCCGCAACGATTTTAGGAGTCGATCGCAAAGTCCTCCGCGAAATCATGGAAAGGCTGAATATGAAAAAAGAAGAATACAAGAAAATGAGAAATTAGGAATGTAGATGATGGCGACGAAAATTGTAGTGAATTGAAATTCTTCAACGATAAATTGGGTTGCAAAATACTATATGGCAAAAACAAAGAAAATGTGAGAGAAAAGAAAAATGATTTGGAAAAATTTTAGTTGTTAATAGACTTGATAATTTATCCATAAAACATTTTCCCGTGGCGGCCTTCTTCTTTGGAATCGAACTTACTTTTAGTTTGTATAAGCGGTGGTGCGCTTATGAAGGAGTCAAAATGGGATGGTTTAAAAGTTTGGGAATTTCCCTGGCTTGTTTTTGTGTTGCAAATGCGGCGACGGTTTCAAATCCGATTATTTGGGCAGATGTTCCCGATGTATCGACGACGCGCGTGGACGATACTTATTACATGGTTTCGACGACGATGCATTTTGCGCCCGGCGTCCCAGTGATGAAATCGACGGATTTAGCGAATTGGCGCACGGTCGGCTATGCGTATCAGACTTTAACGAATAACGATAATCAGAATTTAGAGAACGGAAAAGACGCCTACGGAAAAGGTTCGTGGGCTTCGAGCATTCGGTATCACAAGGGATTTTTTTATGTTCTCACGCCATCTTATACGACAGGGAAAACGCACCTTTATAAAACCGATGACGTCGAAAGCGGTAACTGGAGCGAAGTGCAACTTCCGTTTTATCACGATCCATCGCTTTTTTTTGATGATGACGGCTCTGTCTTTGTGATTTATGGCGGCGGAGAAATTAGCTATGTTGAATTAAATTCCGATGCATCGGGAGTGAAACAAGGCGGAAGAAGCGGAAAATTAAACGGCGTCAATGCCGAAACGGCGGCGGGCACGAGCAATTTTATCGTCAAGCAAGAAGGTTCGCAAATGTTCAAAGTGAACGGCGAATATTACTTGTTTACGATTTCTTGGCCGAGCGGAAAATGCAGAACCGAATTGGTGTATCGTTCGAAAACTTTGCTCGGCGAATACACGGGAAAAATTTTCCTGCAAAATAATGGAGTGGCTCAAGGCGGCATTTTTGATACTCCCGAAGGAAACTGGTATGCGATGCTTTTCCGCGATTCGGGACCTGTCGGACGCATTCCATATTTGGTGCCGATGAAATGGGAAAATGGTTGGCCCGTTGCCGAGAATGGAAGCGCTCCTGAAACGTTGAATTTGCCAAACGAAACGGCTGTCGGTTATAACTTAGTCACGTCGGATGATTTTACTTCGGATGCTTTGGCTTTAGAATGGCAATGGAATCACAATCCCGATAATAAAAATTGGTCGTTAAAAGCAAATCCGGGAAATTTACGCATTACGACGAGCCGCGTCGATTCTCGCATTGTGACGGCAAAAAATACTCTCACGCAGCGCACCTTTGGCCCGAAATGTTCGGGGCGAATTTTACTCGATGGAGCGCACATGAAAGACGGCGATATTGCAGGGCTTGTGGCGCTTCAAGATAAGAAAGGATTTGTCGGACTCACGAAAGAAAATGGAAATTATAAAGTCGTGATGTTTGAAGGCGATAAAGATTCGGAATCGCAGAAAGCGTCTGCACCATTTGCAAGTTCAAAAATTTATTTGCGAATCGATTTTGATTTGCCGCGCGATAAAGGAACGGCTTCATTTTATTACAGCGAAAATGGAAATTCTTGGACGAAAATCGGTTCGGATGTATCGCTCGAATATTCGCTTGGAATGTTTGTCGGTTACCGCTTTGGGCTTTTCAATTATGCGACGAAAACGGCGGGCGGTTACGTCGATTTTGATTGGTTTAAAATCGGGCGCAATGTAAGTGAAGAAATTTATCTCGATGATGAAGAACCGATTCCGCAGACAGCGCATAATGCGACTCAGACTCCGTGGGCAATTCCGGGGAAAATTGAAATGGAAGACTTTGACGATCCGGGCAAAGGAAAGGACGCGCAGTCTTACAGCGAAAGCGACGCAGAAAACCATGGCGATAGCGATTACCGCGAAGGCACAGGCGTCGACCTTTACAAAAAGGCGACGGGCATTATCGTGGGTTACAACGCCGAAGGCGAATGGCTCGAATACACAGTGAATGTGAAAAAGGCGGGCGACTATACGCTCTTTGTGGCGGTTGCTGCGGCGGGCTCCACTTCGAGTTTCAAATTTTCTCTCGACAGCGATGATATTACCGAAGAAATTGCGGTTCCCGCTGCGAAAGAAGGCGAAGAAAATTACGATGAGTACAACAAAGTCAAAGCGAATGTGACTCTCCCCGAAGGAATTCATATTTTGCGTTTTACGGTGATGGGCGCGTGGCTTGATATTGACTACATCACATTCGTCTCGGGAAAGGATGCGGTAGATCCAGAACCGATTGAAAAACCTTCTGCGATTGCAAAAATTCACATGCAAGCAACTGGCGTGCAAAAATATCGCGTGTTCAGCCTGAATGGAAACTTGTTAGGAACGATTTTCAGCGATGGCGTAAACCTTGTGCAGTCGACTCGCAATCTTGTAGGTGAACGTGGCGTTTACATTGTCAAGCCTTCGCGCGGAGGCATGTTGCAGAGGATTACCATTTCAAAATAATGGGTTGTTTTGAAAGGCGAGGTTTCTCGATGAAAAGAAAATTTGTACAAAATAAATGGAATTGGACCAGTGCGATTCTATTGTCGTTAGGGATAACTGCAGAGACAAATGCAAATCCCGATAGTCTCGTGCTGACGCCGCCGATGGGTTGGAACAGCTGGAATATTTTTCACGAAAACATCAACGAAAATCAGATTAAGGAAATCGCCGATGCGATGGTTTCTTCGGGTATGCGCGATGCGGGATACATTTATATAAATCTCGACGATAACTGGATGGATACCAAGCGCGATGCAAACGGTGCGCTCACGCACAATCCGAAAACGTTTCCGAGTGGCATGAAATGAGTGTGCACCGCTTCGCGGTGTTCCGCCTTTGTGAAAAAAGCGCGATGGCAAAAAAGAAAACCGCAGAAAAACCATCTGCGGAATTGAAAGAAGCCGAAGAAATCGGACGAAAATTAGCAAGAGCAATAAAAGGAGAAGTATTTGGCGTGTAAAAAGATTATTCAAACCAAAATAAAAAGCAGCAAAAATGCTGCGATTTATTTTTTATAAAAGAAGTCTTTTAAAGTTTGCTTAGAATCAAATTCTTTCTTTTTTCTCTCTTTACGAATTTTAACCGAGGACGTTCTCCAAGCGTGAATAATCATACCAATAAACACAATCCAAATCGCCATAAAAAACGGACTACCGCTAAACGGTGCTCCAAAAAGGAAAGCAATAATAAAAAAGACGAAAATCACGCCTAAAACAAGATTAACCCCGGAAAGAATTCCGCCAAATAGCATGTCTAGAAAAGGAAATTTCATAATCTAGCCTCCGAGTTCATGATTTTACATTATCAAAATAAATTAAAATTTGAACAAAAATGTTACTAAAAATCAGGAAGATTTTCAATTCTGTGGTAGCTTTTTTTGTCGGCGTTTAGGGCTAGGAAAATGGCGGATTCGCCGAGGGCGAGCATGATGAATTTCGGCGTGAGAATGCGCAGATATTTGTTGATTTGCACTTGCAATAAAGCGGGCGAATCGACTCCGGGGCGTTTGCATTCGACGAGAAGCCAAGGCTCTTGAACGGATGCGCCGGCGCGGAAATTGTGCACTAAAATATCGACGCGGTCTGCGTTATTCGGGACGATATTGCGCAACGCAAATTCGGTCTCGAGAAGATGCGCGGGAACTTTTTTTTCGCGGAGAAGCCAATCGACGACTTTTTGCCGAATCGCTTCTTCGGGAGTCGCTTTGATTTCTTTTTTGCGGGAAATGTCGAAGAAAGAATCGCTCACAGAATCTTGTAAAAATTAGAGGAAAAAATGTGCGATAAGGAAAAGGCAAATGCCCGAATAAATGCCGCCGAGAATGTCGTCGGCCATCACTCCCCAAGCCCGCGGCAATTTTTCGAGTTGATGAATGCCGAGCGGTTTTAAAATATCGAAGAATCGGAAAAATCCAAACCCGAGAGCGATCATCCACGGATTTGCGGTGAGCGCTTCGGGCGGAAGAAATGCGAACGCCGTAAAAATTCCTGCGGCTTCATCGATGACAATCCAGCCCGGATCTTCGGTTTGCGTATCTTTCATCGCTTTATTCACAAAGGGAATGGCGACGAAAAATGTGATCGCTGCGAGAAGCGCAAAGCATCCCGAAAAGCTGACTTGTAAAAGCGGCCAAGAAAGAATGGCGGCAAGTAAACTGCCAAAAGTTCCAGGCGCTTTTTTCGCAAGACCTGAGCCGAAAAAGGTGACGACGAGCAGAGTGAATTTATCGGTTTTATGCATTATTTTTCACGGAGCGGATACGATGTGAACGGCGGAATATGGAATTCTTCTTTCAAATCGTCCCAGCGGATTAAACGATTTTTCCAAATGTATTTGCGGTAAAGTCGGCGGGCAACGCGGCTTGTGATTTCGTAAGGAATCGTGTGATGCGCTTCGGCGACTGCTTCCATCGAAATGCGGGCATCGGCTGCTCCATCGACGACTTCGACGGTTTCGCCAATTTGCACATCGGGAATGCGGCTTACATCGACCATCGTCGCATCCATGCAGACGCGGCCGAGAATGGGGCAAAGTTGATTGCGGATGAGAACGTAACCGTTGTTGTATTCGCCGCGGAGATAACCGTCGCCGTAACCGATTGCGATTGTCGCGACTTTCGTCGGCTGTTGCGCAACCCAATATTGTCCATAAGAAACGCCTTCGCCGGTGGGCACTTCGTGAATGTTTCGAATCGTCGATTTAATCGTCATGACCGGCTTTAATTCCGGATATTCAAATCCTTCGGGCGGCGTTGCTCCCATCGGATTGTACCCGTAGAGAACAAGTCCCGGACGCACCATATCAAAATGGCTTTCGGGGTGACGTAATGTGCCTGCGGAACTTGAGCAGTGGCAAATCTGCGGACGAATGCCTTCGTTGGCGAGAAGTTCGACGAGATTTGAGAAACGGTCAATTTGACGCTGCGTGCTGATGTTGGAATTTTTATCGAGCATATCGGCGGTCGCAAGATGCGTAAACATACCGTCCACATGCAAATGCTTCAAAGTCAAAATTTGGCGAATCGTATCGAAATCGTCAAAGCGGATACCGAAGCGGTGCATGCCCGTGTTAATGGCGAGATGCGCATTGCAGGAAAGTCCGTTTTCTTCTAAGTATTTGTCAAAGGCGAGCGCGGTTTTTAAATCCGAGAGCGCAGACGTAAGTTGAAATTCGACGAGGTACGGAAAATCGGCGGGAATGCAAGGACCGAGAACAAGAATCGGTAGGTCCATGCCATATTGGCGTAAAAGCATCCCTTCGGAAAGGTGAGCGACTCCTAAAAAGTCGGCGCCGGCGAATTTTGCAGCATAAGCACAAGCGAGAGAGCCGTGGCCGTAACTATCGGCTTTGACCGGCAGTAAAATTTTTGTGCTCTTGGGAATGGATTTGCGGACAAATTGAATGTTGCTCGCGAGGGCGTCCAAATTGATTTCAATCCAGTTCGGGCGTGTAATAAGATTCAAATCGGGAGGAAGCTTAGATAAATTCATGGTTTAAATATAGCATCGCATTATCAAAATGGCTGAAGAAAAATGCGGTAATTTGTTGAAAATCAAAGACTTATAAATTCTAGGTCTGAAAATCTCTAGCCGATGAAAAATTGAGCTTGGATAAATTATCCATAGAAGTTTTTGTTCTGCGGGCATTTCTTCCTTTGCGAGAAATAAATTCCATAGAAAAAGGATTGGACGTATGAAAAAAATTTTCGCATTAGCAGTTCTTGCAGCATTTGTAACGCCGACTTTGGCGGCTTTTGCCGATGGCGGGGCAAAATTTGTCGGAAATATTACGACGAACGGTCAAATCCGTGAGGATATGGGCACATATTGGAATCAAATTACTCCTGAAAACGGATGCAAATGGGGCTCAATTCATTCGCTTTCGAACGGAAATTCGGGTACGAGTAAATTCGCTTGGGATAATTACGACAAATGCGAAAGTGCGTATAATTGGGCAAAAGAAAAACCGGGCGAACGCCATTTCAAATTTCACGCTCTCGTTTGGGGTTCGCAATATCCGAACTTTTTGTGCAAAAAGAAAAATCCGAGCATCACCGTGGAACTCACTAAAAAATACATCACCGAATGGTTTGATGCCGTCGCCGAAAAATTTCCCGATTTGGAATATATCGACGTCGTAAACGAAGCGATTTGGGCGGGCGATAATTATCACTCAGGCTACGGAAAGCCTGCTGCAGGCGCAAACGGCATTAGCACGGACGATACCGAATGCGGTGGCTCTTATATTATCGAAGCTTTGGGCGGCGATTCCATCGTCAACGGAAAGCACCAATATAATTTCATCACGAACGCATTTAAAATGGCGCGCGAACGTTGGCCAAAAGCGGTTTTAATTTACAACGATTACAACACATTGACTTGGCAAAAGAAAGAAGGCATTGAACTTGTTCAAACGATTGTGAAAAACGGCGCACCT encodes the following:
- a CDS encoding beta-xylosidase family glycoside hydrolase; this translates as MGWFKSLGISLACFCVANAATVSNPIIWADVPDVSTTRVDDTYYMVSTTMHFAPGVPVMKSTDLANWRTVGYAYQTLTNNDNQNLENGKDAYGKGSWASSIRYHKGFFYVLTPSYTTGKTHLYKTDDVESGNWSEVQLPFYHDPSLFFDDDGSVFVIYGGGEISYVELNSDASGVKQGGRSGKLNGVNAETAAGTSNFIVKQEGSQMFKVNGEYYLFTISWPSGKCRTELVYRSKTLLGEYTGKIFLQNNGVAQGGIFDTPEGNWYAMLFRDSGPVGRIPYLVPMKWENGWPVAENGSAPETLNLPNETAVGYNLVTSDDFTSDALALEWQWNHNPDNKNWSLKANPGNLRITTSRVDSRIVTAKNTLTQRTFGPKCSGRILLDGAHMKDGDIAGLVALQDKKGFVGLTKENGNYKVVMFEGDKDSESQKASAPFASSKIYLRIDFDLPRDKGTASFYYSENGNSWTKIGSDVSLEYSLGMFVGYRFGLFNYATKTAGGYVDFDWFKIGRNVSEEIYLDDEEPIPQTAHNATQTPWAIPGKIEMEDFDDPGKGKDAQSYSESDAENHGDSDYREGTGVDLYKKATGIIVGYNAEGEWLEYTVNVKKAGDYTLFVAVAAAGSTSSFKFSLDSDDITEEIAVPAAKEGEENYDEYNKVKANVTLPEGIHILRFTVMGAWLDIDYITFVSGKDAVDPEPIEKPSAIAKIHMQATGVQKYRVFSLNGNLLGTIFSDGVNLVQSTRNLVGERGVYIVKPSRGGMLQRITISK
- a CDS encoding alpha-amylase family protein encodes the protein MKRKFVQNKWNWTSAILLSLGITAETNANPDSLVLTPPMGWNSWNIFHENINENQIKEIADAMVSSGMRDAGYIYINLDDNWMDTKRDANGALTHNPKTFPSGMK
- a CDS encoding type I restriction enzyme HsdR N-terminal domain-containing protein, which produces MSDSFFDISRKKEIKATPEEAIRQKVVDWLLREKKVPAHLLETEFALRNIVPNNADRVDILVHNFRAGASVQEPWLLVECKRPGVDSPALLQVQINKYLRILTPKFIMLALGESAIFLALNADKKSYHRIENLPDF
- a CDS encoding phosphatidylglycerophosphatase A family protein — protein: MHKTDKFTLLVVTFFGSGLAKKAPGTFGSLLAAILSWPLLQVSFSGCFALLAAITFFVAIPFVNKAMKDTQTEDPGWIVIDEAAGIFTAFAFLPPEALTANPWMIALGFGFFRFFDILKPLGIHQLEKLPRAWGVMADDILGGIYSGICLFLIAHFFL
- the alr gene encoding alanine racemase, with protein sequence MNLSKLPPDLNLITRPNWIEINLDALASNIQFVRKSIPKSTKILLPVKADSYGHGSLACAYAAKFAGADFLGVAHLSEGMLLRQYGMDLPILVLGPCIPADFPYLVEFQLTSALSDLKTALAFDKYLEENGLSCNAHLAINTGMHRFGIRFDDFDTIRQILTLKHLHVDGMFTHLATADMLDKNSNISTQRQIDRFSNLVELLANEGIRPQICHCSSSAGTLRHPESHFDMVRPGLVLYGYNPMGATPPEGFEYPELKPVMTIKSTIRNIHEVPTGEGVSYGQYWVAQQPTKVATIAIGYGDGYLRGEYNNGYVLIRNQLCPILGRVCMDATMVDVSRIPDVQIGETVEVVDGAADARISMEAVAEAHHTIPYEITSRVARRLYRKYIWKNRLIRWDDLKEEFHIPPFTSYPLREK